A stretch of Shinella zoogloeoides DNA encodes these proteins:
- a CDS encoding class I SAM-dependent methyltransferase — MDEDRLYHDPALADFYDLENGWDRSPDFAFCRALAEGAASVLDLGCGTGELALALAAGRHVAGVDPAPAMLEIARAKPGARGVEFIEGDARTLRLDCRFDLVVLTGHAFQVFLTAEDRRAALATIAAHLAPGGRFVFDSRNPACREWEEWGPEASLRRLDHPRFGAVRAWNDAAHDPATGIVTYETHYEIQATGRRLSAASRIAFPEKAELEAPIADAGLRVERWLGDWLGGDFRPGAPEMIPLGTLA; from the coding sequence ATGGACGAAGACCGCCTCTATCATGATCCCGCGCTGGCCGATTTCTACGACCTTGAGAACGGCTGGGACCGCTCGCCGGATTTCGCCTTCTGCCGGGCACTCGCCGAGGGCGCCGCGAGCGTTCTCGATCTCGGCTGCGGCACCGGGGAGCTTGCCCTGGCGCTCGCCGCCGGCAGGCATGTCGCGGGCGTCGATCCGGCGCCGGCCATGCTGGAGATCGCGCGGGCGAAGCCCGGTGCAAGGGGCGTGGAGTTCATCGAGGGCGATGCCCGCACGCTACGGCTCGATTGCCGCTTCGATCTCGTCGTGCTGACCGGCCACGCCTTCCAGGTCTTCCTGACGGCCGAGGACCGCCGCGCGGCGCTCGCCACCATCGCCGCGCATCTTGCACCCGGCGGCCGCTTCGTCTTCGACAGCCGCAACCCGGCCTGCCGCGAATGGGAGGAATGGGGACCGGAAGCCTCCTTGCGCCGCCTCGACCACCCCCGCTTCGGCGCGGTCCGTGCCTGGAACGACGCAGCCCACGACCCCGCGACCGGCATCGTCACCTATGAAACGCACTACGAAATCCAGGCCACGGGCCGGCGTCTTTCCGCCGCCTCCCGCATCGCCTTTCCGGAAAAGGCGGAGCTGGAAGCGCCGATCGCCGACGCCGGCCTCAGGGTCGAGCGCTGGCTCGGCGACTGGCTGGGCGGCGACTTCCGGCCGGGCGCCCCGGAGATGATCCCCCTCGGCACCCTCGCCTGA